DNA sequence from the Xenopus tropicalis strain Nigerian chromosome 4, UCB_Xtro_10.0, whole genome shotgun sequence genome:
gggatccattattcggaaacccgttatccaaaaagttcagaattaaggaaaggccatagactccattgtaagcaaataattctaattttgaaaaagtatatgctttttctctgtaataataaaacagtaccttgtacttgatcccaactaagatataattaatccttactggaggcaaaactatcctattgggtttaattaatgtttaaattattttgtatcagacttaaggtaaaaacatcaaaattacagaaagattcctattcaggaaaacccctggtcccaagcattctggataacagatcccatacatgtagaaATCTTCAGCCATCCCATGGGCTAAAAAGAGAGACTCTACATTGACAAAATTACCAGATAGTTGTTCTTAGGGACATAGTAGTGTGTTAGACCTGGGATAACTCTCACAATATTGCAACTAGCAAGGAAGAAAGGAACTGATATCCACTCAGGCCTTTGTATCTAGTTCCTCCAATAAGCACCACTTACTTTTCTTGCAAGATGTGCACTTGCAATTGCTGCATACACATTTATTTGCACAGGAGCAGGAAGCACCTAGAAAAAAGATAAGAAAGATGTTTTCAGCAAGTGGAAGAAACATAGAACAACACCAAAGATAGattattatgggttactgcacctgggcaaaataAGTGTAAAGAGAATATGTAACTTCTACCTGCtgtgtccttttattaaaaatgCTGTCCTGAAATATCCCTTTTCATTAGAAAATGGACCTCCTGCTGtctcttttttatctttttatgggTGTATGGACTGCTGCACCCACATGTTGTGTCCCTTTTCTGAACCatttaatgttatttgttttatagCAGAACACCATGCCTACCTCCCTGTACCTTGAAGTTTGGCACACAAGGCAGCAGAGGGAGTGGGTAAAGAACATCCAAATGTGGCCCTTGTCTCCCTTTGGCCCTTGCATCCCTGTACTTTCTCTTGTATAGAATATTGGATTTACTAATGAGGGGCCACATTTAGGAAAGGGTAAATCAGAGTAAACAAAGAGTTTTCACTCTCTGATATATTTGCCCTTAAAACCTTTACCAGTTAAGAGAGTTGGCAAGTTCCCTTCTGTACAACTCTAGAAAAATGTCCACTCTATTTCCACTCTTTCATAATTATAtcccagaaaaggggtctttacttaatttagatctctatatttagtctacaaaaaaatattaaataccttaaataaacccaataggattgtttgcctccaataaggatttattatatcttatcaaggatcaaatacaatgtactgttttttattattataaaaaaagaaatcatttttaacattctgagttatttaattaaatgaaCTTATGACAGATGGCCTTCTTTTAATTTAAAGTTTCCTGGAgagggggtttctggataacagcttccATATATCAGTAATGCCCAGTCTATAGCCTTACAGTTGTGAGCAACAGTAGTTGAAAATATAAGTTACTTCTCTTTTACACATGgaataaacatatttaatttatgTGCATTGATCTCTAAGAAGACTTATCTTTAATTATAATGATGTATGGCACAGTACAGCTGCCATATCAAATAAACCTATAAATTTTATCTAGTTTAGGAATCTTCTCCATAAACACTTACCTGTTTCACAATTGCAGTCCTGGGGGTCCATGTTATGCAGTATATAGGTGGTTTTTCTCTGTATTGTGCTCTGCTATGCTCTGGGAAGCTGTATGAAGGGTAGGGCTCAGTAGCTAGTTTTTATACACAATGTGAGGCTGAGTGCAAGATGAAGACATCATATAAACACACCCCCTGTACCACGTGTGCACAGTCACAGCGTAAACAGAGCTGAGTGAAAAATGGATGCCTGGGGTTAGTTACCCAATGTAACTGCTGTGTCAGTCTGGGAGAGTGTGAATCAGCACGAATGATAGCCTAGTGACTGTCAGGAGCAGTTTTGATGTGATTGCTTAGCAGTCACACAACCAACTCTTGCAAGCTCTTTAGTGCATCTTGTTTCGCAGACATTACAGAGACACTTGCATTTTCAAGAAATTATGCTAGTTTGTGTTTTAGCaagacatttttcattttgtagctgtgacaaactGAACCTATGTACATTGGTCATCaagctgttcagtagacctctggtgttcatatttagggtattttatatGGTTAgctaatgacctgtaggagataagatgttgCAAAGTTAAAGTCTtggggtgatttttggaaatgtcatcaaaatagTTTGATACTTTGAAaactgtcctgaaaaaaaacaacatattgttttcccaggtaaactaaaagtaccccctagaaatgacccctaaagtgaaagtgatcaaatcggctggcagttaaagggttaagaactgtagcctaaaggtggccatacacgggtcaaattcagctgccgatattgccCCTTTagacccattcggcagcttatttgcccgtgtatgggcacctttaggctacagttcttaaccctttaactgccagccgatttgaTCACTTTCACTTTAGGGGTCATTCCTagggggtacttttagtttacctgggaaaacaatatgttgttttttttcaggacaacctaagttttCAAAGTATCAAActattttgatgaaatttccaaaaatcaccccaAGACTTTGcaacatcttatctcctacaggtcataggTTAattcgcttggcgacctcgccaaacaagtaaatcttacagtgtatgagCACCTGCATATTCTAGATCTGCTCTTAGCAGTGCTTTTTAAAGGGTAATGATTACTATATCCTCCTTTGAGTCTATATACccctgttaataaaaaaaaaaataccttgctGGCTCTTGCAGTTGACTACAGctacctttattattttttttttcaattccctAAAGAACTTCATAGCACATAGCTTTGCACACGTGCTATACAGTAAGTCATGACTTAATGAATTAAGGTTCAAGTTTTGTTCTACTGTACATGTGCACTGTCCAAAATACCCAGATATTGTTGCAGACACTTTTCTTCAGTCATTGCCTGTAATATACTTCTGATGTATCACTCATAACACAGCCTCTGTTGTTAAATATAAGGATTGTAGAAGCCACAAGGGAGTTATGTGTCCATAAGGACAAGGACACAGGCTAAGTTCATTTTATATAGGTCACAGATAAATCCTTATGTTTCAGAGCAGAGATTATTGTGGTGTTATATTACTGTGACGTAAACCCATTTCCATAGCAGGATAAAAGCTTACTCTTACTGACTTAATTTGTATAAAAACCATGAACTTTCATCTCTAACTGATAATGTTGGTGAATTAGTGGATTATATAACTTCCcctttacattttaatttgttttaggaATGGAAACATAGTAAAGGAGTCCAAGTTGAGGTTCCCAATAGAAATGCAACAGATAATTTGCAtcatctacatcagtgctgtccaactggcggcccgcgacccccctctgtatggccccccacctgtctggctgctttgatggcttactcttgtgtaagctttaaatggtatcagtactgtgattaactgccccccctgcatggttctcacctcagattcaggctgtaatcagtctgtattgtttaaacatgtaatcccctgtgttgttcacaccttttaatctctgtattgttcaccccctgcagtgttcacacctcaggctcaggctgtaatcacccacattgttcccctgttcacacctcaggagcagtagaaacccacaaataatccctgcacactacaaaaagaacatggtGGTACTggaattaaaaagttttttaatatatagttattgtgcagactgtaggagcagtgccagcatagtgtcactgtaggctgcctgtgtgtgtcataaacataggcagcatagggcaagcagagtatggcacacacaggcagggtagggaaggcagagtatggcacacacaggcagagtagggcaggcagagtatggcacacacaggccaagtttggcacaaaccagcctagaatggcacacacagtgaaagtatggcacacgcaggcagggtagggaaggcagagtatggcacacacaggcagggtagggaaggcagagtatggcacacacaaaggcagggtagggcaggcagagaatggcacacaggcagggtagggcaggcagagtatggcaggtttttgctgtactacaaccattaatatgggtatggtcatgtgataacatgggtgtggtttcaagtgggtgcggtttcaa
Encoded proteins:
- the mt4 gene encoding metallothionein 4; the encoded protein is MDPQDCNCETGASCSCANKCVCSNCKCTSCKKSCCSCCPAECSKCSKGCHCEKESKKCSCCN